A genomic window from Plasmodium chabaudi chabaudi strain AS genome assembly, chromosome: 8 includes:
- a CDS encoding nucleolar protein Nop52, putative, which translates to MNNSEIKNIFVQLSHVNKENRDNGMDLVYDYIEKNKNTLKKKEITYICTGLFYYYWLCYSIDEQKKSALKICRLIHIFDGKDEDHDKSHVFLFLQCFLQTMSVKYENLDVYRLNKFLFLFRVFQAEFLMFLHNYSWKSIYIKKYNKIIMKLFDDTNDVFHAYIDTFFKEFMENEVYLKLKKEDHGYNTKQFLLLIDPFFKIVCKTKKKYTIDLIQKKIFFMVLKVNIKRRMLLEKINTYIDICPNKYGSKILRNFYNLFDKPDKKKNKVNIKYKTPVFIANYDNDKDRDGEKDDENDDNENDSEHDNENNDNDKDSDENGGENSGANSDGKSGGNGDGENDCSDEQADNEKESSTENKINDENDECDNEAVGTEGEVMNEENENDCLGQKAKKKNKKKKAKKIKAQNNRTIDDEEEDYINMFLNEINGSKKKKKIYNSLFGKNKKNRKIPLSFIKLMLKEMHTKKNKLGNKFKQIDDGENDVYIKQNGLKKKKKKLMLMSNNQTINTESELDSENKKLKKEKSVKKKNKKMKKGLKKTLLIHEPRLGDKHVLSKTILKKEKTKSSTPKKVHFDLKRNTIEYIPCAKKKNVNSYFFLNNFRNLINIPSFL; encoded by the coding sequence atgaacaattcagaaataaaaaatatttttgtccAGTTAAGTCatgtaaataaagaaaaccGAGACAATGGAATGGATTTGGTTTATgattatatagaaaaaaacaaaaatacattgaaaaagaaggaaataacatatatatgtacaggattgttttattattattggtTATGCTATTCTATTGATgagcaaaaaaaatcagctttaaaaatatgtagattaatacatatttttgatgGAAAAGATGAAGATCATGATAAAAGtcatgtatttttatttttacaatgtTTTTTACAAACAATGTCagtaaaatatgaaaactTGGATGTATATagattaaataaatttttatttttatttagagTTTTTCAAGCtgaatttttaatgtttttacataattattcatggaaaagtatatatattaaaaaatataataaaataattatgaaacTTTTTGATGACACAAACGATGTTTTCCATGCTTATATagatacattttttaaagagtttatggaaaatgaagtttatttaaaattaaaaaaagaagatcatggatataatacaaaacaatttttattattaattgatccattttttaaaattgtgtgtaaaacaaaaaaaaaatacactaTCGatttaattcaaaaaaaaatattttttatggtaTTAAAAGTTAATATAAAACGACGTATGCTgttggaaaaaattaacaccTATATAGACATATGcccaaataaatatggatcaaaaatattgagaaatttttacaatttattCGATAAGCCAGAtaagaaaaagaataaagtaaatataaaatataaaacccCCGTTTTTATTGCAAATTATGATAACGATAAAGACCGTGATGGCGAAAAGGATGACGAAAACGATGACAACGAAAATGATAGCGAACATGATAACGAAAACAATGACAACGATAAGGATAGTGACGAGAATGGTGGCGAGAATAGCGGCGCAAATAGCGATGGAAAGAGTGGTGGAAATGGGGACGGTGAAAATGATTGCAGCGATGAACAAGcagataatgaaaaagagTCAAGCacagaaaataaaataaatgacgAAAATGATGAATGTGATAATGAGGCCGTTGGAACAGAAGGAGAAGTTATGAATGAAGAGAATGAGAATGATTGCCTTGGCcaaaaagcaaaaaaaaaaaataagaaaaaaaaagcaaaaaagATAAAGGCACAAAACAATAGAACAATAgatgatgaagaagaagattatattaatatgtttttaaatgaaattaatggaagtaaaaagaaaaagaaaatatataatagccTTTTTGgcaaaaacaaaaaaaatagaaagaTACCACTTAGTTTCATCAAGTTAATGTTAAAAGAAATgcatactaaaaaaaacaagctaggaaataaatttaaacaaataGATGATGGTGAAAATGATGTAtacataaaacaaaatggattaaaaaaaaaaaaaaaaaaattaatgctTATGTCAAATAACCAAACAATAAACACTGAATCTGAATTGGAtagtgaaaataaaaaacttaaaaaagaaaaatcagtaaaaaaaaaaaataaaaaaatgaaaaagggtttaaaaaaaactctTCTTATTCATGAACCAAGATTAGGTGATAAACATGTCTTAAGTAAaaccattttaaaaaaagaaaagacaAAATCTAGTACCCCCAAAAAAGTCCATTTTGACTTAAAGAGAAATACAATCGAATATATCCCATGtgctaaaaaaaagaatgttaattcatacttttttttgaacAACTTTCGAAACTTAATTAATATTCCATCCTTTTTATAa
- a CDS encoding selenoprotein, putative, with the protein MYYLKLFLKLFVLIFLSYDFIVLKNEGVLEKGDFLKKSYDALFVQKDILPSFINQDNQISIYFCRSUQSQYVINRIKKYFDILNGEDTRIYFEEEDYQLYNNYNDKNRKKYVLFLRTIHPALIYKLLSYVIFMFYILVSLIIIFPRHTEGFIPLFLLNDENFKNMFENMRKKKLATFAIMFFSYNVIYGLLCNTNIIHIYQNGRIIYNDYYIDDLFRTNLKHNLINIRR; encoded by the coding sequence atgtattatttaaagctttttttaaagctttttgtattaatttttttgagttatgattttattgttttaaagAATGAAGGTGTTTTAGAGAAAGgggattttttaaaaaaaagctaTGATGCTTTATTTGTACAAAAGGATATATTACCTTCATTTATAAATCAAGATAATCAGATatctatttatttttgtagaTCATGACAATCTCaatatgttataaatagaattaaaaaatattttgatatattaaatggtGAAGACACTAGAATATATTTCGAAGAAGAAGATTATCaactatataataattataatgacAAGAATAGGAagaaatatgttttattctTAAGGACTATTCACCCAGCACTTatctataaattattaagttatgttatttttatgttttatattttagttTCATTGATCATAATATTTCCTAGACATACGGAAGGTTTTATAccactatttttattaaatgatgagaattttaaaaatatgtttgaaaatatgaggaaaaaaaaattggctACATTTgctattatgtttttttcatataatgttatatatgGATTATTGtgtaatacaaatataattcatatataccAAAATGGAAGAATAATTTACAACgattattatattgatgATTTGTTCAgaacaaatttaaaacaCAACTTAATAAACATAAGAAGATAG
- a CDS encoding PUB domain-containing protein, putative: protein MEEHNKIIEQLIELGYSKEISMRVIKMSEAKTVDEALSWIELIDENPDIVNSKLNTDNKTENANSAENVSENTETDKNVESNKEQKPKLTPEEAQKKAIELQKKIREKKLQKEKEEEIEKEKKRIAMTKEIQKRKEQLEEYERKKYIENLEKERNEYKKEKQKQLELLKREYEAKFSMAYNPDSEKKLSIEDLGENQKRDEIAILFNNLKNKHKNNKTELISSLNILRKYFSNIKDNILEKKFQKIKKENKVFIEKIKIYEEMLTIFLLVGFEDTGEFYVIKNYPNTYLLSSAIKFIDLVIKNLNS from the exons atggagGAACATAATAAG ATTATTGAGCAACTGATTGAATTGGGATATTCTAAGGAGATAAGCATGAgagttataaaaatgagtGAAGCGAAAACAG TTGACGAAGCCTTAAGTTGGATTGAGCTCATTGATGAAAATCCCGATATTGTGAattcaaaattaaatacaGACAATAAAACTGAAAATGCAAATAGTGCGGAAAATGTTAGTGAAAATACCGAAACAGACAAGAACGTAGAAAGTAACAAAGAACAAAAACCCAAATTAACTCCAGAAGAAGCTCAAAAAAAAGCTATTGAATTGCAAAAGAAAATtcgagaaaaaaaattacagaaagaaaaggaagaagaaattgaaaaagaaaaaaaacgaattgCTATGACAAaagaaatacaaaaaagaaaagaacaGTTAGAAGAatatgaaagaaaaaaatatatagaaaatttagaaaaagaaagaaatgaatataaaaaagaaaaacaaaaacaatTAGAATTACTAAAAAGAGAATATGAAGCCAAATTTTCTATGGCTTATAATCCTGatagtgaaaaaaaattgagtATAGAAGATCTAGgagaaaatcaaaaaagaGACGAAATcgcaattttatttaataatttaaaaaataaacataaaaataataaaactgaACTAATAAGttcattaaatattttaagaaaatattttagtaatataaaagataatattttagaaaaaaaatttcaaaaaattaaaaaggaaaataaagtgtttattgaaaaaatcaaaatatatgaagaaATGCTTACCATATTTCTCTTAGTTGGATTTGAAGATACAG gCGAATTctatgttataaaaaattaccCCAATACATATTTACTTTCATCTGCCATCAAGTTTATTGATttagttataaaaaatttaaattcatAG
- a CDS encoding PIH1 domain-containing protein, putative, with translation MMEDIKISYEEKEKFQKAFRQHEFRALFDEYFDEISDEKYRKEKEDYLLSLYFKGELKNDQILIKPNEVFCVKTRILYSNQMNQNLFINICTHPGIYSISFEDLSVGKICIPYSLSQIRPDKQGDNICCLTVDCCVNPSTVDAIRAYNEVLNFLLENVCQCIEQNFMKDNEKICRDYKILNDIICKGDKPFLLCINKNSIIKSVLIDEEKKLDKLKKEFEDKETVTTENDVNQLLNKSKIKTEIKNSMHHDENNVIQPDDKDPNSYEKEDPLKSLKKTEKKKYYIYHQGSLNTSSFFKLKEYEQISLNLPNKIKILINTDNYINKKDIKIDIKEKKMEVMFNNIEDNLIIDLPYPCDSKDYLCILKNKKKIIEIYLNLCKEFVKSYTEKMYKEHVYKEIDEKKDEKMDEKIDEKIDEKIDEKIDEKKEGPDSLDYIDDLVKDYEAKAAQNEKEEIKHSGKSNKNMSLNYANSLSEKYAEKGSENEKDIPIEQPICTDNIVVNSPNDPANSCLDFDEKKDIFNFNIDEKVNKDYRDKPSDIEPCASDENNKKEKKIYLKSDMNNDKNDIDECNVDLSNLSNYKNSKNNTKDVENDCTSKNLKIEMVHDRKDYILKECNNKTGYVVKKDKDESVKENLIFEFNEEELLNDVNMYDNMNKDTFFSCILWAAYI, from the exons ATGATGGaggatataaaaataagttacgaagagaaagaaaaatttcAAAAGGCCTTTAGACAACATGAATTTCGAGCTTTATTTGATGAATATTTTGATGAAATATCAGacgaaaaatatagaaaagaaaaagaggattatttattaagtctatattttaaaggggaattaaaaaacgatcaaattttaattaagcCTAATGAAGTATTTTGTGTTAAAACAAGGATCTTGTATTCAAATCAAATGaatcaaaatttatttataaatatatgtacacaTCCAGGTATTTATAGTATTTCATTTGAGGATCTTTCAGTAGGAAAAATTTGCATACCTTATTCGCTATCTCAAATTCGACCTGACAAGCAAg GAGACAATATATGCTGTCTTACGGTCGATTGCTGTGTGAATCCTTCGACTGTGGATGCAATAAGGGCGTACAATGaagttttaaattttttgctCGAAAATGTTTGTCAATGTATAGAACAAAACTTTATGAAAGATAATGAAAAGATATGTAGAgactataaaattttaaatgatataatttgtAAAGGTGATAagccttttttattatgtataaacaaaaattctataataaaaagcGTTTTGATTGATGAAGAAAAGAAGCTagacaaattaaaaaaagagttCGAAGATAAAGAAACTGTTACAACAGAAAATGATGTTAATCAACTTTTGAacaaaagtaaaataaaaacggaaataaaaaacagcATGCACCACGATGAGAATAACGTGATACAACCTGATGATAAGGACCCAAATTCATATGAAAAGGAAGATCCTTTGAAAAGTCtgaaaaaaacagaaaaaaaaaagtattatatatatcatcaaGGCTCACTAAATACATCATCCTTTTTCAAACTAAAAGAGTATGAACAGATTTCTTTAAATTtaccaaataaaataaaaattttaataaatactgataattatattaataaaaaagatattaaGATAGatataaaggaaaaaaaaatggaagtTATGTTTAACAATATTGAAgacaatttaataattgatTTACCTTACCCATGTGATTCAAAagattatttatgtattttaaaaaataaaaaaaaaattattgaaatttatttaaatttatgtaaaGAGTTTGTCAAGAGTTATACTGAAAAGATGTATAAAGAACATgtttataaagaaatagatgaaaaaaaagatgaaaaaatggatgaaaaaatagatgaaaaaatagatgaaaaaatagatgaaaaaatagatgaaaaaaaagaaggtCCAGATTCGTTGGATTATATCGATGATTTAGTGAAGGATTACGAAGCAAAAGCAGCACAAAACGAAAAggaagaaataaaacattcTGGAAAatctaataaaaatatgtcatTAAATTATGCAAACTCTTTATCAGAAAAATACGCAGAAAAAGGGTCGGAAAATGAGAAAGACATACCAATAGAGCAACCTATATGTACAGACAACATAGTAGTAAATAGCCCCAACGATCCAGCAAATAGTTGCCTAGattttgatgaaaaaaaagatatttttaattttaacatAGATGAAAAGGTTAACAAAGATTATAGAGACAAGCCTAGTGATATAGAACCATGTGCAtctgatgaaaataataaaaaagaaaaaaaaatttatttaaaaagtgaTATGAATAACGATAAGAATGACATAGATGAATGTAATGTGGATTTATCTAATTTATCaaactataaaaatagtaaaaataatacaaaggATGTCGAAAATGATTGTACttctaaaaatttaaaaatagagATGGTTCATGATAGAAaagattatatattaaaggAGTGTAATAACAAAACTGGCTATGTAGtgaaaaaagataaagatGAAAGCGTGAaggaaaatttaatttttgaatttaatGAAGAAGAACTTTTAAATGATGTTAACATGTATGACAATATGAACAAGgacacatttttttcatgtatCTTATGGGcagcatatatatga
- a CDS encoding proteasome subunit beta type-6, putative, protein MEVEPMKMYKINQDSINNEYDIRTPISDGTTIIGIIYEHGVMLACDTRTSSGTFVSNKCSRKINRINENIYVCRSGASAHSQKVIEVIKHYCASMKSENRKKGRFHEDEIITDDINDEEIDVNQINNINNNSVIAQNKYYYDDKFMDYNPLVENVAYITKKLIYANNNFLSCGLIFGGYDKVKKQQLYSVNLNGSIIQKHDYAVSGSGSIYIQSYLQDKYKQNMTKKECFDLILNCVKYAIYNDNSSGGIIRILNITKLFVEEYTVTNTQIHFDY, encoded by the coding sequence ATGGAGGTAGAACCCATGAAGATGTACAAAATAAACCAAGACTCaattaataatgaatatgatATTAGGACCCCTATATCTGATGGTACAACAATTATCGGGataatatatgaacatGGTGTTATGCTAGCTTGTGATACTCGAACATCATCTGGAACTTTTGTTAGTAATAAGTGTtcaagaaaaataaatagaatcaatgaaaatatttatgtatgtaGAAGTGGTGCATCTGCACATAGCCAAAAAGTAATTGAAgtaataaaacattattgTGCATCTATGAAAAGTGAAAATCGTAAAAAAGGTCGATTCCATGAAGATGAAATCATAACAgatgatataaatgatgaagaaatTGATGTTAaccaaattaataatataaataataatagtgtAATAGCTCAAAATAAGTATTACTATGATGATAAATTTATGGATTATAATCCATTAGTAGAAAATGttgcatatataacaaaaaaacttatatatgcaaataataattttttatcgtGTGGTTTAATATTTGGTGGTTATgataaagtaaaaaaacaacaatTATATTCTGTTAATTTAAATGGGAGTATAATTCAGAAACATGATTATGCAGTTAGTGGAAGTGGAAGTATCTATATTCAATCTTATTTAcaagataaatataaacaaaatatgacGAAAAAAGAATGTTTTGATCTCATTCTAAATTGTGTTAAATatgctatatataatgataatagtAGTGGTGGTATTATAagaattttaaatattacaaaaCTTTTTGTTGAAGAATATACAGTCACTAACACTCAAATACATTTCGATTACTAA